One Cryptomeria japonica chromosome 9, Sugi_1.0, whole genome shotgun sequence genomic window carries:
- the LOC131059555 gene encoding putative 12-oxophytodienoate reductase 11: MNGSTGSDLMFPFKMGPFHLSHRVVLAPMTRCRALNTIPQPAHVTYYSQRTTPGGLLITEAVSVGDRGFGFPHSPGIFTDEQIHAWKAVVDAVHARGGIIFCQIWHVGRASHKVYQPNGDSPVSSTSRKISDDWKIQMLGGTLENYSTPRALATSEIKVIVQQFREAARNAMIAGFDGVEIHAGHGYLIDQFMKNKINDRMDEYGGSIENRCRFALEILSAVTEEIGTERTAIRISPVVDHLDALDSDPMALGLYLAAKLNHFGLCYMHLTQPRYNARKVKKEDLPSFHDCHSLMRNAYKGTLMSTGGYTRESGMAAIRNGEADLISYGRLFISNPDLPWRFRLGAVKLNKYDRATFYTHDQVVGYTDYPFLYLEDDKRGRQRSKMISNEGSLCLRSAL, translated from the exons ATGAATGGGAGCACAGGATCTGATTTGATGTTTCCCTTTAAGATGGGTCCATTCCATCTATCTCACAG AGTTGTACTGGCTCCAATGACAAGGTGCAGAGCATTGAATACCATACCTCAACCTGCCCATGTTACATATTATTCACAAAGAACTACACCGGGTGGGCTTCTAATCACGGAGGCTGTTTCTGTTGGAGACCGAGGATTTGG GTTTCCTCATTCACCGGGAATTTTTACCGACGAACAAATCCATGCCTGGAAAGCTGTAGTCGACGCCGTCCACGCCAGAGGTGGCATAATTTTCTGCCAAATCTGGCACGTCGGCCGTGCCTCGCATAAAG TTTATCAACCAAATGGAGATTCACCAGTTTCATCGACCAGCAGAAAAATCTCAGATGACTGGAAAATTCAAATGCTTGGCGGAACACTAGAGAATTATTCAACTCCAAGGGCGCTTGCGACCTCCGAAATTAAAGTCATCGTCCAACAGTTCCGGGAGGCAGCCAGAAACGCCATGATTGCAG GTTTCGACGGCGTCGAAATCCACGCAGGTCACGGCTATCTGATCGACCAGTTCATGAAAAACAAAATAAACGACAGAATGGACGAGTATGGCGGATCGATCGAAAACAGGTGCCGTTTTGCATTAGAAATACTTAGTGCAGTTACAGAAGAAATTGGTACGGAAAGAACAGCAATAAGAATATCTCCAGTAGTGGACCATCTGGACGCCTTAGACTCTGATCCAATGGCATTAGGGCTGTACCTAGCGGCCAAACTCAACCATTTCGGGCTCTGTTACATGCATCTTACGCAGCCCCGATACAATGCACGTAAAGTTAAAAAGGAGGACCTTCCGAGCTTCCATGACTGTCATTCTCTGATGAGAAACGCATACAAAGGCACGCTCATGAGCACTGGGGGTTATACCAGAGAATCTGGAATGGCTGCAATTCGAAATGGGGAAGCTGATCTGATATCTTATGGTCGTTTGTTTATTTCCAATCCTGATCTTCCTTGGAGATTCAGGCTTGGAGCTGTGAAACTCAATAAGTATGATAGGGCTACTTTTTATACTCATGATCAGGTTGTTGGGTACACTGATTATCCTTTTCTCTATCTGGAAGATGATAAGCGAGGTAGGCAAAGATCAAAGATGATAAGCAATGAGGGCTCCTTGTGCTTGAGATCTGCTCTGTGA